The Acetivibrio saccincola genome window below encodes:
- the yidD gene encoding membrane protein insertion efficiency factor YidD, with product MLKKIFILPIKFYRKWISPLKIMPCCRFYPTCSQYAIDSIDKYGIIKGGFKSIIRILKCNPFHPGGYDPVE from the coding sequence TTGCTTAAAAAAATATTTATATTGCCTATAAAATTTTATAGAAAATGGATATCACCACTTAAAATTATGCCATGTTGCAGGTTTTATCCAACTTGTTCACAATATGCTATAGATTCCATTGATAAATATGGTATAATAAAGGGTGGTTTTAAATCAATTATCAGAATACTAAAATGTAATCCCTTTCATCCGGGGGGATAT